One region of Paraburkholderia acidiphila genomic DNA includes:
- a CDS encoding AraC family transcriptional regulator produces MPNQPKAPDRTRPARHLRLPPFTDVLPTPVFFRMEHMPSHATYPQMCHPWGEFVYAFSGTTEVKAGDEHYITPPHLGLWIAPGTEHVGFNEQETVHCSVYISRDLCTRMPATSCAVMVSPLVRAILEHLRVTPVEEEGDAQRARLLRVLVDQLSTCATTGSFVPHTDDADLNAILQVLRQNPADNRSLAELADAFHMSERTLMRRAQHELGMSLTEWRQRIRLVNALPMLHAGRSVEAVALDLGYATSSAFIAMFRRLTGTSPGQFVARTR; encoded by the coding sequence ATGCCCAACCAGCCTAAAGCGCCTGATCGTACGCGCCCGGCGCGCCATCTGCGCCTGCCACCTTTTACCGACGTGCTGCCCACGCCCGTGTTCTTTCGCATGGAGCACATGCCTTCGCACGCCACCTATCCGCAGATGTGCCACCCGTGGGGCGAGTTCGTCTACGCGTTCAGCGGCACGACCGAGGTGAAGGCGGGCGACGAGCACTACATCACGCCGCCGCACCTCGGGCTCTGGATCGCGCCGGGCACGGAACACGTGGGCTTCAACGAGCAGGAGACGGTGCATTGCTCGGTGTACATCAGCCGCGACCTGTGCACGCGCATGCCGGCAACGAGCTGCGCGGTGATGGTGTCGCCGCTCGTGCGCGCGATTCTCGAGCACCTGCGCGTGACGCCGGTGGAAGAAGAGGGCGACGCGCAGCGCGCGCGTCTGTTGCGCGTGCTCGTGGATCAACTTTCGACCTGCGCGACCACGGGCAGCTTCGTGCCGCATACCGACGACGCCGATCTGAACGCGATCCTCCAGGTGCTGCGCCAGAATCCCGCCGACAACCGTTCGCTCGCCGAGCTGGCCGATGCGTTTCACATGAGCGAGCGCACGCTCATGCGCCGCGCGCAACACGAGCTGGGCATGTCGTTGACGGAGTGGCGCCAGCGCATCCGGCTCGTGAACGCGCTGCCCATGCTCCACGCGGGGCGCAGCGTCGAGGCCGTGGCGCTGGATTTGGGGTACGCCACATCGTCGGCTTTCATTGCAATGTTCCGACGATTGACGGGCACGAGCCCCGGGCAGTTCGTGGCGCGCACGCGCTGA
- a CDS encoding porin: MRKHLLAAPVLFSLGGVALAQGSVTLYGIADAGITYRSNERTGTTGAYTGHSNVGLSTGNLSGSRWGIKGKEDLGNGLAAIFLLEDGFDITNGTSGQGGRLFGRQAFVGLSDQRYGSLTMGRQYTSLDDFVGPVAPVNFIGGFGAHPGDIDDLDQTTRVDNSVKYTSANYSGFTFGALYGFGGQPGSMKRKDTWSVGAGYANGPLRMGVGYERSDNSKTGLDDPTYGKWQGTYDGTFNSSINEGYASAQSQQVVAAGATWDFGPAVVGVNYSNVQYRPGANSLFSGNAIFNIAGIFTQWNVQPRTHLFAGYSYTRGSAVEGVDEDAQYHNVSVGATYDLSTRSTVYLLAGYQHASGMTLDAAGNPVAATASVSDKGNGHSSATQSQAIVSVGLRQKF; encoded by the coding sequence ATGAGAAAACACCTGCTCGCCGCACCAGTCCTGTTCTCGCTCGGCGGCGTCGCTCTGGCGCAAGGCTCGGTCACGCTGTATGGCATCGCCGACGCCGGCATCACGTATCGCAGCAACGAGCGCACGGGCACGACCGGTGCGTACACGGGCCATTCGAACGTGGGCCTCTCCACCGGCAACCTCTCGGGCAGCCGCTGGGGCATCAAGGGCAAGGAGGATCTGGGCAACGGGCTCGCGGCCATCTTCCTGCTCGAAGACGGCTTCGACATCACGAACGGCACCTCGGGCCAGGGTGGGCGCCTGTTCGGTCGCCAGGCCTTCGTGGGCCTCTCGGACCAGCGCTACGGCTCGCTCACCATGGGCCGCCAGTACACTTCGCTCGACGACTTCGTCGGGCCGGTCGCGCCCGTGAACTTCATCGGCGGATTCGGCGCGCATCCGGGCGACATCGACGACCTCGACCAGACCACGCGCGTGGACAACTCGGTCAAGTACACGAGCGCGAATTACTCCGGCTTCACGTTCGGCGCGCTGTACGGTTTTGGCGGCCAGCCCGGCAGCATGAAGCGCAAGGACACCTGGAGCGTGGGCGCGGGTTATGCGAACGGCCCGCTGCGCATGGGCGTGGGTTATGAGCGCTCGGACAACAGCAAGACCGGTCTCGACGACCCCACCTACGGCAAGTGGCAAGGCACCTACGACGGCACCTTCAACTCGTCGATCAACGAAGGCTATGCGAGCGCGCAATCGCAGCAGGTCGTGGCGGCGGGCGCGACGTGGGACTTCGGTCCCGCCGTGGTGGGCGTGAACTACAGCAACGTGCAGTACCGCCCGGGCGCGAATTCGCTGTTCTCGGGCAACGCGATCTTCAATATCGCGGGTATTTTCACGCAGTGGAACGTGCAGCCGCGCACCCATTTGTTCGCGGGCTACAGCTATACGCGTGGCAGCGCCGTGGAAGGCGTGGATGAAGACGCGCAGTACCACAACGTTTCGGTGGGCGCGACTTACGATCTCTCGACGCGCTCGACGGTGTATCTGCTCGCGGGCTACCAGCATGCATCGGGCATGACGCTCGACGCCGCCGGCAATCCGGTCGCGGCGACGGCTTCGGTGTCCGACAAGGGCAACGGCCACTCGTCGGCCACGCAGTCGCAAGCCATTGTGAGCGTGGGCTTGCGTCAGAAGTTCTAA
- a CDS encoding c-type cytochrome: MKKNIISMCANVARATVSGAAIAAFTSFAAHAAELPNAALVAHGEYLARAGDCIACHTMQGGKPFAGGLKFDTPIGAIYSTNITPDANTGIGKWSYDDFAKAVRQGVRPNGETLYPAMPYPSYARLSDDDMKALYAYFMQGVGPVQAQNRAVDIPWPLSMRWPLGAWCMLFAPKVQAFDGSHYNDAIVARGAYLVQGLGHCGACHTPRASTMQELALTDLEGDDFLAGGGPIDGWVPSNLRGNPRTGLGSWSEDDIVQFLKSGRNLHTAAFGGMTDVVQHSMQHMNDADLLAIARYLKTLPTSDPKETPYAYDAAAANKLQSGDASARGAAVYRDNCMACHRSDGRGYTRVFPALGGNPVVQGKDPTSLIHVLLAGSALEGTKSAPSSFTMPPFGWRLSDQEVADVSTFVRASWGNAGAPVSAEDVAKVRKTVTVSTPASPPGATLKR; the protein is encoded by the coding sequence ATGAAGAAGAATATTATTTCCATGTGCGCGAACGTTGCACGCGCAACGGTATCGGGTGCGGCTATCGCGGCATTCACGTCATTCGCGGCGCACGCGGCCGAACTGCCGAACGCCGCGCTCGTCGCGCACGGCGAATACCTCGCGCGCGCCGGCGACTGCATTGCCTGCCACACGATGCAAGGCGGCAAGCCGTTCGCGGGCGGACTGAAGTTCGATACGCCCATCGGCGCGATCTACTCGACCAACATCACGCCCGACGCGAACACCGGCATCGGCAAGTGGAGCTACGACGACTTCGCCAAGGCCGTGCGCCAGGGCGTGCGGCCGAACGGCGAAACGCTTTACCCGGCGATGCCCTACCCCTCGTACGCACGCCTGAGCGATGACGACATGAAGGCGCTTTACGCGTATTTCATGCAAGGCGTCGGGCCCGTGCAGGCGCAGAACCGCGCCGTGGACATTCCGTGGCCGCTCTCGATGCGCTGGCCGCTCGGCGCCTGGTGCATGCTGTTCGCGCCGAAGGTGCAGGCGTTCGACGGATCGCACTACAACGACGCGATCGTCGCGCGTGGCGCGTATCTCGTGCAGGGCCTCGGCCACTGCGGCGCGTGCCACACGCCGCGCGCAAGCACGATGCAGGAACTCGCGCTCACCGACCTCGAAGGCGACGATTTCCTCGCAGGCGGCGGCCCGATCGACGGCTGGGTGCCCTCGAACCTGCGCGGCAACCCGCGCACGGGCTTAGGCAGCTGGAGCGAGGACGACATCGTGCAGTTCCTCAAGTCGGGGCGCAATCTGCATACCGCCGCATTCGGCGGCATGACCGACGTGGTTCAGCACAGCATGCAGCACATGAACGACGCGGACCTGCTCGCCATCGCGCGCTACCTGAAGACGCTGCCCACGAGCGACCCGAAGGAAACGCCGTACGCGTACGATGCCGCGGCCGCGAACAAGCTGCAAAGCGGCGACGCGAGCGCACGCGGCGCGGCGGTCTATCGCGACAACTGCATGGCCTGCCACCGCAGCGACGGACGCGGCTACACGCGCGTGTTCCCGGCACTCGGCGGCAACCCGGTCGTGCAGGGCAAGGACCCCACTTCGCTGATTCACGTGCTGCTCGCAGGCAGCGCACTCGAAGGCACGAAATCCGCGCCCTCGTCGTTCACGATGCCGCCGTTCGGCTGGCGTCTGTCCGACCAGGAAGTGGCCGATGTATCGACCTTCGTGCGGGCGAGCTGGGGCAACGCCGGCGCGCCAGTGAGCGCCGAAGACGTCGCGAAGGTCCGCAAGACCGTCACCGTGAGCACGCCGGCGTCGCCTCCCGGCGCAACGCTCAAGCGCTAA
- a CDS encoding GMC family oxidoreductase encodes MAIKKPHVDAVVVGFGWTGAILSKELTEAGLTVVALERGEYRDTYPDGAYPNTIDELTYNIRKKLFLDLSKTTVSIRHGVNDTALPYRQLAAFLPGEGVGGAGLHWSGVHFRITPEELRLKSHYEERYGKKFIPEGMTIQDYGVTYDELEPHFDFAEKVFGTSGQAYKVKGNVVGDGNVFEAARSDNFPLPAQLNTYSAQRFFDAAKSLGLHPYRLPSANTSGPYTNPYGVQMGPCNFCGYCSGYACYMYSKASPNLNILPALKQEKHFELRSKCHVLRVELDDTKKRATGVTYIDPAGQEVFQPADLVIVSAFQYHNVHLLLLSGIGKPYDPVSGEGVVGRNFAYQNLSTITAFFDKDTWTNPFIGAGGNGVAVDDFNADNFDHGPLGFVGGSPLWVNQAGVKPISGIATPAGTPNWGAGWKKAVKDHYAHTVSMDAHGSNMSYRDVYLDLDPTYRDSYGQPLLRMTFDWKDNDIKMAQYVTGQMQKIAEAMGPKAINVYTREFGAHFDSRRYQTTHLVGGAVMGSDPNTSVINRYLQSWDVHNVFVMGASAFPQGIGYNPTGLVAALAYWSAKAIRNQYLKNPGPLVSV; translated from the coding sequence ATGGCGATCAAGAAACCTCACGTCGATGCCGTGGTTGTCGGCTTCGGCTGGACCGGCGCGATCCTCTCGAAGGAACTGACGGAAGCGGGCCTCACCGTGGTCGCGCTCGAACGCGGCGAGTATCGCGACACCTACCCGGACGGCGCGTACCCCAACACCATCGACGAGCTCACGTACAACATCCGCAAGAAGCTCTTCCTCGACCTGTCGAAGACCACCGTCTCGATCCGCCACGGCGTGAACGACACGGCGCTGCCCTACCGCCAGCTCGCCGCGTTTCTGCCCGGTGAAGGCGTGGGCGGCGCGGGTCTGCACTGGTCGGGCGTGCATTTCCGCATCACGCCCGAAGAGCTGCGCCTGAAGAGCCATTACGAAGAGCGCTACGGCAAGAAGTTCATCCCCGAAGGCATGACGATCCAGGACTACGGCGTGACCTACGACGAACTGGAGCCGCACTTCGATTTCGCGGAGAAGGTCTTCGGCACCTCGGGTCAGGCGTACAAGGTAAAGGGCAATGTGGTCGGCGACGGCAACGTGTTCGAAGCCGCGCGCAGCGACAACTTTCCGTTGCCCGCGCAACTGAATACGTATTCGGCGCAGCGCTTCTTCGACGCGGCGAAGTCGCTCGGCCTGCACCCGTACCGCCTGCCTTCGGCGAACACCTCGGGTCCGTACACGAACCCGTACGGCGTGCAGATGGGTCCGTGCAACTTCTGCGGCTATTGCAGCGGTTACGCGTGCTACATGTACTCGAAGGCTTCGCCGAACCTCAACATCCTGCCCGCGCTCAAGCAGGAAAAACACTTCGAACTGCGCTCGAAGTGCCACGTGCTGCGCGTCGAACTCGACGACACGAAAAAGCGCGCCACGGGCGTGACCTATATCGATCCGGCGGGCCAGGAAGTGTTCCAGCCCGCCGACCTCGTGATCGTTTCGGCGTTCCAGTATCACAACGTGCACCTGCTGCTGCTCTCGGGCATCGGCAAGCCCTATGACCCGGTTTCGGGCGAGGGCGTGGTGGGCCGCAACTTCGCGTACCAGAACCTTTCGACCATCACGGCGTTCTTCGACAAGGACACGTGGACGAATCCGTTCATCGGCGCGGGCGGCAACGGCGTGGCCGTGGACGACTTCAACGCCGACAACTTCGATCACGGACCGCTCGGCTTCGTGGGCGGCTCGCCGCTGTGGGTAAACCAGGCAGGCGTGAAGCCGATCAGCGGCATCGCCACGCCCGCCGGTACGCCGAACTGGGGCGCCGGCTGGAAGAAGGCCGTGAAGGACCACTACGCGCACACCGTTTCGATGGATGCGCACGGCTCCAACATGTCGTATCGCGACGTGTACCTCGATCTCGATCCGACCTACCGCGACTCGTACGGCCAGCCGCTGCTGCGCATGACCTTCGACTGGAAGGACAACGACATCAAGATGGCGCAGTACGTGACGGGCCAGATGCAGAAGATCGCCGAGGCGATGGGCCCGAAGGCCATCAACGTGTACACACGCGAATTCGGCGCGCACTTCGACTCGCGCCGCTACCAGACCACCCACCTCGTGGGAGGCGCGGTGATGGGCAGCGATCCGAACACCAGCGTCATCAACCGCTATCTGCAGAGCTGGGACGTGCATAACGTGTTCGTGATGGGCGCCTCCGCGTTCCCGCAGGGGATCGGCTACAACCCGACCGGCCTCGTCGCCGCCCTCGCCTACTGGAGCGCGAAAGCCATTCGCAACCAGTATCTGAAGAACCCCGGTCCGCTGGTGAGCGTGTGA
- a CDS encoding gluconate 2-dehydrogenase subunit 3 family protein, with amino-acid sequence MSESPLTTRRGFLRTAAVLVPASALAGCEGGKAPSSAAATAGSAASAPNTAPQAGQAAYKPRFFDAREWAFVEAAADRLIPADSEGPGALEAGVPEFIDRQMGTPYAHGALWYMQGPFQQGVPELGYQLKLVPRDIYRLGIQAVNAYCTKAYGKDFDALDASTRDSVLSALEAGKVELDGVPASVFFGQLLQNTREGYFCDPIHGGNRDMAAWKMIGFPGARADFMDFVNQNGKPYPYGPVSINGERT; translated from the coding sequence ATGTCTGAATCTCCTCTCACGACACGCCGCGGCTTCCTACGCACGGCAGCGGTGCTCGTGCCAGCCAGCGCCCTGGCGGGCTGCGAAGGCGGCAAAGCACCGTCGAGCGCCGCCGCCACGGCGGGCAGCGCCGCCTCTGCGCCGAACACCGCGCCTCAAGCCGGGCAGGCCGCCTACAAGCCGCGCTTCTTCGACGCGCGCGAGTGGGCCTTTGTCGAAGCCGCCGCCGACCGCCTGATTCCCGCCGACTCCGAAGGTCCCGGCGCGCTGGAAGCAGGCGTGCCCGAATTCATCGACCGGCAGATGGGCACGCCCTACGCGCACGGCGCGCTGTGGTACATGCAGGGGCCGTTCCAGCAAGGCGTGCCCGAACTCGGCTACCAGTTGAAGCTCGTGCCGCGCGACATCTACCGGCTTGGCATCCAGGCCGTGAACGCGTACTGCACGAAGGCGTACGGCAAGGACTTCGACGCGCTCGACGCCAGCACGCGTGACAGCGTGCTCAGCGCGCTCGAAGCGGGCAAGGTCGAACTGGACGGCGTGCCCGCCTCCGTGTTCTTCGGCCAGTTGCTGCAGAACACGCGCGAAGGCTACTTCTGCGACCCGATCCACGGCGGCAACCGCGACATGGCTGCGTGGAAGATGATCGGCTTCCCCGGCGCGCGCGCCGACTTCATGGATTTCGTCAACCAGAACGGCAAGCCTTATCCGTACGGCCCGGTCTCGATCAACGGAGAGCGTACGTAA
- a CDS encoding dihydrodipicolinate synthase family protein gives MNVSPIVESEFASTVMAVPPLARRPDFSLDVEQNGKLIRHMEAGGIRTLLYGGNANLYHVAVSEFRELLDMLADLTAPETRVIPAIGPDYGKMLDQARILAQTQYKTAMVLPLSGFTTPAGVEAGLTRIADTAGIPLTLYIKSEDYVDVDTLVRLIDRGTLIAVKYAIVRKDPANDPYLRRLLQSVPASKVVSGMGERPALVHVRDFGLAAWTTGSGCIASNTIMALLKAAKEGRAEEAQRLYDAFMPLETLRDDISLIRVLHDAVTLSGIADMGPILPLLSQSPAEALPAIGEAAKALLAFERKLAASAQTANA, from the coding sequence ATGAACGTGTCCCCGATTGTCGAGAGCGAATTCGCCTCGACTGTGATGGCAGTGCCGCCGCTTGCACGCCGCCCCGACTTCTCCCTCGACGTTGAACAGAATGGCAAGCTGATCCGCCATATGGAAGCGGGCGGCATTCGCACGCTGCTGTACGGCGGCAATGCGAACCTGTACCACGTCGCCGTGAGCGAATTCCGTGAGTTGCTTGACATGCTTGCCGACCTCACCGCGCCCGAAACGCGCGTGATTCCGGCCATCGGTCCCGACTACGGCAAGATGCTCGACCAGGCGCGCATCCTCGCGCAAACGCAGTACAAGACGGCCATGGTGCTGCCGCTGTCCGGCTTCACCACGCCCGCAGGCGTGGAAGCGGGCCTCACGCGCATCGCCGACACCGCTGGCATTCCGCTCACGCTCTATATCAAGAGCGAAGACTATGTCGACGTGGACACGCTCGTGCGCCTGATCGACCGCGGCACGCTCATCGCCGTCAAGTACGCCATCGTGCGCAAGGACCCGGCGAACGACCCGTATCTGCGCCGCCTGCTGCAAAGCGTGCCGGCCTCGAAGGTCGTCTCGGGCATGGGCGAGCGCCCGGCGCTGGTTCACGTGCGCGACTTCGGTCTGGCCGCCTGGACCACGGGCTCGGGTTGTATCGCTTCGAACACCATCATGGCGCTCTTGAAGGCCGCGAAGGAAGGCCGTGCGGAAGAAGCGCAACGCCTCTACGATGCGTTCATGCCGCTCGAAACGCTGCGCGACGACATCTCGCTGATCCGCGTGCTGCACGACGCCGTGACGCTCTCGGGCATTGCCGACATGGGCCCGATCCTGCCGCTGCTCTCGCAGTCGCCCGCTGAGGCGCTGCCGGCGATCGGCGAGGCGGCCAAGGCGCTGCTCGCATTCGAGCGGAAGCTGGCCGCTTCGGCCCAGACCGCCAACGCGTAA
- a CDS encoding aldehyde dehydrogenase (NADP(+)), translating to MQITGAMLLGAQAVRGEAGEMRAFAPALGQEIEPSFGLGGKAEVARACELAAQAFDAFRAAPHETRARLLEAIAERIVGIGDTLIERAHLESALPKARLEGERGRTVGQLRLFASLVRDGRWCGAVLDSALPDRKPLPRSDLRAHRIPVGPVAVFGASNFPLAFSVAGGDTASALAAGCPVVVKAHLAHPGTSELVGRAIQQAVADVGLPEGVFSLVFGGGNEAGETLVAHPAIKAVGFTGSRRGGLALSHIAAARPEPIPVYAEMSSINPMFVLPAALAARGEALAQGFVDSLTMGVGQFCTNPGLVLAIDSPELDRFVKAASAALTQKPSQSMLTAGIASTYGEAVAARKQLPGIENLAEGTKADAHCDALPVLFKASAEQFLAQHALSDEIFGPTSVVVACRDEAELARVAEHLEGQLTATLHIDRDDYAMAARLMPILERKAGRILANGFPTGVEVSYAMVHGGPFPATSDARTTSVGAMAIERFLRPVCYQDLPAELLPVTLQNDNPLALWRLRDGELVKQ from the coding sequence ATGCAGATTACTGGAGCAATGCTGCTGGGCGCGCAAGCGGTGCGCGGCGAGGCGGGCGAGATGCGCGCCTTCGCGCCCGCGCTCGGTCAGGAGATCGAGCCGTCGTTCGGCCTTGGCGGCAAGGCCGAAGTCGCGCGCGCTTGTGAACTCGCGGCGCAGGCGTTCGACGCCTTCCGCGCGGCCCCGCACGAAACGCGTGCGCGCCTGCTCGAAGCGATCGCCGAACGCATTGTCGGCATCGGCGACACGCTGATCGAGCGCGCGCATCTCGAATCGGCGCTGCCCAAGGCGCGCCTCGAAGGCGAGCGCGGCCGCACGGTCGGTCAGTTGCGTCTTTTCGCATCGCTCGTGCGCGACGGCCGCTGGTGCGGCGCCGTGCTCGACTCGGCGCTGCCGGATCGCAAGCCGCTGCCGCGCTCGGACCTGCGCGCGCATCGCATTCCGGTCGGCCCCGTGGCCGTGTTCGGCGCGAGCAACTTCCCGCTGGCGTTTTCGGTGGCGGGCGGCGATACGGCTTCGGCGCTCGCCGCTGGCTGCCCGGTCGTCGTGAAGGCGCACCTCGCGCACCCCGGCACCTCGGAACTCGTGGGCCGTGCGATCCAGCAGGCGGTGGCTGACGTCGGTCTGCCCGAAGGCGTGTTTTCGCTCGTCTTCGGCGGCGGCAATGAAGCGGGCGAAACGCTCGTGGCGCATCCGGCCATCAAGGCTGTGGGCTTCACGGGTTCGCGCCGCGGCGGTCTCGCGCTTTCGCACATCGCGGCCGCGCGTCCCGAGCCGATTCCGGTCTACGCCGAAATGAGCAGCATCAACCCGATGTTCGTGCTGCCCGCGGCGCTGGCCGCTCGCGGCGAAGCGCTCGCGCAAGGCTTCGTCGATTCGCTCACGATGGGCGTGGGCCAGTTCTGCACGAACCCGGGCCTCGTGCTCGCGATCGACTCGCCGGAACTCGACCGCTTCGTGAAGGCGGCAAGCGCCGCGCTCACGCAGAAGCCCTCGCAAAGCATGCTGACGGCGGGCATCGCCTCGACGTATGGCGAAGCCGTTGCCGCGCGCAAGCAGTTGCCCGGCATCGAGAACCTGGCCGAAGGCACGAAGGCGGACGCGCATTGCGACGCGCTGCCGGTGTTGTTCAAGGCGAGCGCCGAGCAGTTCCTCGCGCAGCACGCGTTGTCGGACGAGATTTTCGGGCCGACCTCGGTGGTCGTGGCGTGCCGCGACGAAGCCGAACTCGCGCGCGTGGCGGAGCACCTCGAAGGCCAGCTCACGGCGACCCTGCACATCGACCGCGACGACTACGCGATGGCCGCGCGCCTGATGCCGATTCTCGAGCGCAAGGCCGGCCGCATTCTCGCGAACGGCTTCCCGACGGGCGTCGAAGTGTCGTATGCGATGGTTCACGGCGGCCCGTTCCCGGCCACCTCGGACGCGCGCACGACGTCGGTGGGCGCGATGGCGATCGAGCGTTTCCTGCGTCCGGTCTGCTACCAGGATCTGCCGGCCGAACTTCTGCCGGTCACACTGCAGAACGACAATCCGCTCGCGCTGTGGCGTTTGCGCGACGGCGAGCTGGTGAAGCAGTAA
- a CDS encoding ABC transporter substrate-binding protein: MSAANADPVSLNIVDVAGNLQLTQKAFEAFKAKNPNLVSNITYTNAPAPQLPGKIKAMQAAGRADIDLVLTGTDALAAGIEQNLWMKLLPDQQAALPGVLDKYAPGPRKMQDLAQGYGLEVSYMPAGPLIEYNPAKVAKPPQTPQELLAWCKANPGKLIYARPANSGPGRTFLMGLPYLLGDKNPQDPINGWDKTWAFLKELNTCVPYYPGGTSAVMKELGEGTRDMTVTVTGWDINPRALGIVPADFKVQAFNNMTWVNDAHFMVVPKGVSKEKLAVLLKLMNFMLEPQQQAMTYDDGYFYPGPAVKDVTLQMAPKESQDVIAKYGRPEYAKWLTAYPHVQPLSAQAMVAAFQKWDREVGSQKSQ, translated from the coding sequence ATGAGCGCGGCCAACGCCGATCCCGTTTCCCTGAACATTGTCGACGTGGCCGGTAACCTGCAGCTCACGCAGAAGGCCTTCGAAGCGTTCAAGGCGAAGAATCCGAATCTCGTCTCCAATATCACCTATACCAACGCGCCCGCGCCGCAGTTGCCTGGCAAGATCAAGGCGATGCAGGCCGCAGGCCGCGCCGACATCGATCTCGTGCTGACGGGCACCGACGCGCTCGCCGCCGGCATCGAACAGAATCTTTGGATGAAACTGCTGCCGGATCAGCAGGCAGCGCTGCCGGGCGTCCTCGACAAGTACGCGCCGGGCCCGCGCAAGATGCAGGACCTCGCGCAAGGCTATGGCCTCGAAGTGTCGTACATGCCGGCCGGTCCGCTGATCGAATACAACCCGGCCAAGGTCGCCAAGCCGCCGCAAACGCCGCAGGAACTGCTGGCGTGGTGCAAGGCGAATCCCGGCAAGCTGATCTATGCGCGTCCGGCGAACTCGGGTCCGGGCCGCACGTTTCTGATGGGCCTGCCGTACCTGCTCGGCGACAAGAACCCGCAAGACCCGATCAACGGTTGGGACAAGACCTGGGCGTTCCTGAAGGAACTGAATACGTGCGTGCCGTACTACCCGGGCGGCACCTCGGCGGTCATGAAGGAACTCGGCGAAGGCACGCGCGACATGACCGTGACCGTGACGGGCTGGGACATCAACCCGCGCGCGCTCGGCATCGTGCCGGCCGACTTCAAGGTGCAGGCGTTCAACAACATGACGTGGGTGAACGACGCCCACTTCATGGTCGTGCCGAAGGGCGTGTCGAAAGAGAAGCTCGCGGTGCTCCTCAAGCTCATGAACTTCATGCTGGAGCCGCAGCAGCAGGCCATGACGTATGACGACGGCTACTTCTACCCGGGCCCCGCGGTGAAGGACGTCACGCTGCAAATGGCGCCGAAGGAAAGCCAGGACGTGATCGCGAAGTACGGCCGCCCCGAGTACGCGAAGTGGCTCACGGCTTATCCGCATGTCCAGCCGCTCTCGGCGCAGGCCATGGTCGCCGCGTTCCAGAAATGGGACCGCGAAGTTGGTTCGCAGAAGTCGCAGTAG